The following are encoded in a window of Limibacter armeniacum genomic DNA:
- a CDS encoding DUF5675 family protein, protein MIKGILTRLQDDGVQTLGRLHVYNGINQLMEACTLELSDKSNQRNISCIPRGTYTVTPRKTEKRGWHFEITGVPGRTFILIHPGNYYTHIQGCVLLGDKHVDINRDGRKDVTNSTKTCKTLWDSIGEQEWQLQII, encoded by the coding sequence ATGATCAAAGGGATACTTACACGCTTGCAAGATGACGGTGTACAGACACTTGGCCGTCTACATGTTTACAATGGCATTAACCAACTGATGGAAGCCTGCACACTGGAGCTGTCAGACAAGAGCAACCAAAGAAACATCAGCTGTATTCCAAGGGGCACTTACACAGTAACTCCACGAAAAACAGAGAAACGAGGCTGGCACTTTGAAATCACGGGAGTACCTGGACGCACCTTTATCCTGATCCATCCGGGCAACTACTACACCCATATCCAAGGCTGTGTGCTGCTGGGTGATAAGCATGTAGATATTAACCGAGATGGCAGGAAAGACGTAACCAACTCCACTAAAACCTGCAAAACACTATGGGACAGTATTGGTGAGCAGGAGTGGCAACTGCAAATTATCTGA